The genomic segment CGCGCGCGCAGGAATTCGGCGCGCACCACGCCGGTGAGCGCGGGCCAGCCGAAGAGGATGGTGACGAAGACCAGCAGCCAGAAGCTGCGCCCGAGGATCGCGAAGAGGATGATGATGACGTAAAGCGAGGGGGTCGAGGACCAGATCTCCATCAGCCGTTGCAGCACGAGATCGACCCGCCCGCCGAAATAGCCCTGCACCGCCCCCGCCGCGATGCCGATCAGCGAGGACACCGCGGTCACGATCAGCGCGAACAGGATCGAGGTGCGGAAGCCGTAGATCACCCGCGCAAGCACGTCGCGCGCGGTGTCATCGGTGCCCAGCCAATGCGCGGCATCAGGCGCCGAGGGCGCGGCGCCGACATTGTTGATCGTGCGGTAATGGTAGCGGATCGGCGGCCAGATCATCCACCCGCGCTCCACCGCCTCGCCGCCGACCATGCCGGTGGCGCGGGCCTCGGCCATCGTGTCTTCGGGCGTATCCCAGCATTCCTCGCGCCCGCCGGTCACGATCAGACATTGCACCGCCGGGTCGCGATAGATCGCCTCGGTGCGGAAATCGCCGCCAAAGGTGGTCTCGGGGTAGAATTTGTAAACCGGCAGGTAGAGCGCGCCGCGGTAGCTCACCAGGATCGGTTTGTCATTGGCCAGAAGCTCGGCAAAGAGCGAAAGCACGAAGAGCGTGCCGAAGATCACCAGCGACCAGAGCGCGCGGCGGTTGGCCTTGAAATTGCGCCAGCGGCGCGCGTTGAGCGGGCTCAGTCTCATCCCTGCCTCCGCTCGAAATCGATCCGGGGGTCGACGAAGGCATAGGTCAGGTCGGAGAGGATGCCGACCACGAGCGAGATCAGCCCGAAGACGTAAAGCGTGCCGAAGATCACCGGGTAATTGCGCTCGACCGCCGCCTGGAAGCCCAGAAGCCCCAGCCCGTCGAGCGAGAAGATCGTCTCGACGATGATCGAGGAGCCGAAGAACACGCCGAGGAAGGTCGCCGGGAAGCCCGCGATCACGATCAGCATCGCGTTGCGGAACACATGGCCGTAGAGCACGCGGCTCTCGCTCAGGCCCTTGGCGCGGGCGGTTACCACATATTGTTTGTTGATCTCGTCAAGAAACGAGTTCTTGGTCAGCAGCGTCATGGTCGCAAAGCTCGCGATCGTGGTGGCGGCGACCGGCAGACAGATGTGCCACAGGTAATCGAGCGCCTTGCCCATCAGGCTGAGCTCGGCGAAATTGTCCGAGGTCAGCCCCCTGAGCGGGAAGATCTTCCAAAACGACCCGCCCGCGAACAGCACCATCAACATCACCGCGAAGAGAAACGACGGGATCGCATAGCCGACGATGATCGCGCCCGAGGTCCAGGTGTCGAACGGCGTGCCGTCCTTGACCGCCTTGCGGATGCCGAGCGGGATCGAGATCAGATAAGCGAGCAGCGTCGACCAGAGCCCGAGCGTGATCGAGACCGGCATCTTGTCGAGGACAAGCTCCACAACCGTCTGATTATGAAAGAAACTCTTGCCAAAATCGAAGCGCAGATAATCGCCCATCATGAGGAAGAACCGCTGCCAGGCGGGGATCTTTTCCTTCACGCAGGCGGGGTCTTTCAGATCGGGCGCATGGCCCGGCGGGCAGGTGATGCGCGCAAACCCCATCTGCACCTCGAGCTGGGCAAGGAGCTCGGGCGAGATGCCGCGCGCGCCCTGATAGCCGCTCTCCTCGACACCGCCCTGGCCCGCGCCCGCATCGCCCCCGCCCGAGAGGTTGCGCATCGCATCCGCCTCGCCCTGCACGCGCGCGATGATCTGTTCGATCGGCCCGCCCGGCACGAATTGCGTCAGCGTGAAGTTGATCACCATGATCCCGATCAACGTCGGGATGACCAGAAGCAACCGCCTCAGGATATAGGCGCCCATGCCTGCCCTGCCTCTCCGTTGAGCCCGCTCAGAACGCCCCGGCGGCCTTCAGTTTTTCGGCTTTTTCGGGGTTATACCACCAGAAATCGAGCTCGCCCAGAGCATAGGGCGGCAGCGTTTCGGGGTGCTCATACATGTCGAAATAGGCGACCGTATGGGTGGCCTTGAACCATTGCGGCACCCAGAAATGGAGCGCGCGCAACGCCCGGTCGAGCGCATGGACCCGCGGCACCAGCTCCTCATGGGTCGTCGCCGCCTCGACCTTGGCGATCAGCGCGTCAATGGCCGGGTTCGCCAGCCCCATCGCGTTGAACACATCGTCCACCGACCCCGAGCCGAAATATTGCTGCAGATCCGCGCCGGGGATCTCGCCTTGGCCGAAATGCGCGGTGATCAGGTCGTAATCATGGCTGCGGCTGCGGTTTTCATATTGCGCATCATCGACCCGCGCCATCGAGGCATCGACGCCGAGCGCGCGCAGGTTCTCGACATAGGGGTTGATCACCCGGTCGAAGGTCTGGCTGTCGTTGAGGATCTCGACCTTGAGCATCTGCCCGGCCGCGTTGCGCCGCATGCCATCCGCGCCGACCTCCCAGCCCGCCGCATCGAGGAGCGCCGAGGCCTTGCGCAGGTTGCCCCGGTCGAGCTGGCGCGCGCCCGAGACCGGCGCCGTGACCGCCGGCGCCTCCAGCACCCCCGCGGGCAGATCCTTGGCCACGGGCGCGAGCAGCGCGCGCTCCTCCGGCGAGGGCCTGCCGGTCGCGGCGAGATCGGAGTTCTCCCAGATCGAGTTCACCCGGGCGTAAAGCCCGTAGAAGAGCGTCTCGTTCGACCATTCGAAGTTGAACATCAGCCCGAGCGCCTCGCGCACGCGGATATCCTGGAACTGCGCGCGGCGCAGGTTGATGGCGAAGCCCTGCCCCGAGGCGATATTGCCGTCGGGCAGCGCGGCCTTGACCACCGCGCCCGATTGATAGGCCGGGAAATCATAGCCCGTTGCCCAGATCAGCGAGCTGGCCTCGTTGCGGAACGTGTAGGTGCCCGCCTTGAACCCCTCGAAAGCGGCCTGATAATCGCCGTAATATTCGACCCGGATCTTGTCGAAATTCGCCCGCCCGAGGTTGATCGGCAGCTTGGCGCCCCAGTAATCGGGGTTGCGCTTCCAGACCACCGTGCGCCCCTCGCGCGCGCTGTCGAACAGATAGGGCCCCGAGCCGATCAGCGGTTTGTCGGAGGATTTCGCGAGGTCGATGCCGTCGCGGGTGAACTGCGCCTTCGAGAAGACCGGCAGCCCGCCCGCCGCCTGGATGATATCGCGGCGCGGATACTCGGCGGTGAAGGTGAATTTGATCCGCCGCGCGTCGAGCACCTCGGCCGAGGCGATCTGCTGCGCCACCACCGCGCGGAAGCTCGACAGCCCCTTGTCGCGCAGCTGTTCATAGGAAAAGAGCACGTCCTCGGCGGTCATCGGCGTGCCGTCGGAAAACGTGATCCCCTCGCGCAGCGTGAAGATCACCCAATCCTTCGAGGGCGGATAGTCGAAACTCTCGCACAAGAGGCAATAGGCCTCGCCGACGGTATCGGCCGTGCCGGTGAGCAGCGTCTCATGCCCGATCGAGGAGAGCGCGGCGGCGCGGCCCTCGAGCGTGTAGGGGTTGAAATTGTCAAACGCGCCCGGCGCCCATTCCGAGATCTCGCCGCCCTTCGGGGCCTCGGGGTTGACGTAATCGAGATGGGCGAAATCGGGGGGATATTTCAGCTCCCCCAGCGTCGCGATCGCGGAGGCCGTGATCACCTCCTCGGCCCGCGCCGTGCCGAGCCCCGCCAGAAGCGCCGCGCCCACCATCAGCCCCGTCAGCCCCGCGCGCAGCCCCGCCGCCCGCATCTCAACCGCCCGTGCAACCGCCATCCGGCCCTCCCCTTCATCGCTTTCGCCCAGCTAAAAGCCCCCGCCCCGCGGGCGCAAGGCGCAACTGCGTGAGGCAGAACGAAAAAGGCCGCACCCGGGGGCGCGGCCTGATCCTTGCGCGGCTTGCGCGGCTTACTGGCTGATCGATTGCAGGTAAGCGATCACGTTGTAGCGGTCTTCGTCCTTGGGCAGGCCGGCGAAGGCCATCTTGTTGCCCGGGATGTAATCCTTCGGCTTGGCGAGCCAGGCGTCGAGCATCTCGATCGTCCAGACGCCGCCATGGGCCTTCACGCCATCCGAATAGGCGAAATCGGCGACCGAGCCGACCGCGCGGCCGACAACGCCGTCGAGATGCGGGCCGGTGGCGTTGGTGCCGTCGACCTTGTGGCAGGCCTTGCACTTGCCAAACACCTTCTCGCCCTTGGCCGCATCGCCCGCGCCGAGCACGACAGCCACCTCTTCTTCCGCCGGGGCCGCATCGCCGCCCGCGCCGCCCGGCGCCGCGGTCATCGCCACGACGTTCTCGCCGGTGGGCTGCGCCTTCAGGGTGAAGAGGGCATCCGAGGCTTTCGAGACGACGATAAGGAACAGCCCGGCGCCGACCACGCCCACGACTGCCTTGAGAATATTCTTGAACATGGCTCTTCCCTGATATGGCTGTTCAGTTGAGCGCATGTATCCGCCTTTGCCCCCCGCTTTCAAGGGATCTTTGCCGCGCCGCGCCCGCCGATCCCGCTAACAGCGGCGGATTTTCGCAGTTTCGCGCGCGCCCCGCGGCCCGCGCACGGCGAATGCCGCTTTTCTCACCGGCGCCCGCGCGCTAAGGCTGGCCGCACGAGCAGGGAGGACGAGATGAGCCAGATGAAAACCGGACGGATCGCGTTTCAGGGCGAGCCGGGCGCCTATTCGCACGAGGCCTGCCGCGAGACCTGCCCCGAGATGGAGGCGCTGCCCTGCGCCACCTTCGAGGAGGTGATCGAGGCGGTCAATTCGGGCCGCGCCGATCTCGCGATGCTGCCGGTCGAGAATTCGACCTATGGGCGCGTGGCCGATATCCACCGGCTGTTGCCGGAATCGGGGCTGCATATCCTGGGCGAGCATTTCCTGCGGGTGCGGATCTCGCTGATGAGCCTGCCGGGCACGCCGCTTTCCGCGGTGGAGAAGGTGCGCGCCCATCTCGTGCTGCTGCCGCAATCGGCGCGGTTTCTGAAAACCCACAACATCACCGGCATCGCCGCCGCCGACAGCGCGGGCGCCGCGCTCGCGCTGGCCGAGAGCCGCACGCCGCATGAGGGCGTTCTGGCCTCCGAACTCGCCGCCGAGATCTACGGCCTCGAGGTGCTCGCCCGCGATATCGAGGACCACGGCCACAACACCACGCGCTTCCTGATCATGGGCCGCGCGCCCGATCTCACCCGCCGCGGCGAGGGGCCGATGATGACCACCTTCGTCTTCGAGGTGCGCAACATCCCCGCCGCGCTCTACAAGGCGCTCGGCGGTTTTGCGACCAATGGCGTGAACATGACCAAGCTCGAGAGCTACATGGTCGACGGCAATTTCACCGCAACCCGCTTTTACGCCGATATCGAGGGCCACCCCGAAGACCCCAATGTCGCGCTCGCGCTCGATGAGCTGCGCTATTTCACCGCGCATCTCAACCTGCTCGGGGTCTATCCCTCCGACCGGCGCCGCAACGACTGATCTCAGCCCTCAGCGGCGCCCTTCATCTCGAGCGCGCGGGCGAAGAGCTTCACCCGCTCGGCGAATTTGCGCTCGAGATTGGCGCGGCCGAGCTTGGCCGACTGGATCATCAGCCGCGCGCCGAGCGTGCGCGGCTTGACCTCGAGCGCCGCCACGAGCCGCGTGCGCGACCGCGACAGCGCCACCATCCGCAGCTCGAGCACCATCGCGAAGGAGGACGATTCGCCCGCGTAATCAAGCGCCTCGGGCCGCTCGAAGCGGCGCAGATCGGCGAGGATCTGGCGCGGCTTGCCGCGGAAGCGGAAGCCGATGTCCCACGACATCCCCGCCCCCGGCGCAGAAAGCGTATCGAGCCGCTTGAGCGACACCCCCCGCTTGAGCGCGGCGCGCTCGAACCGCGACACATCGCACAGCTCGTCGAAAAGCGCCTCGGCAGGCAGCTCGATATCCTCGCGCGTCGACAGTTTCATGCGCTCTCCTGACAGGCTTGGGGCTTTGGCGCAGCTTTGCCGTCAAACCAGCCGGTCCGCAAGCCATTGCCGCAGCATCCAGCCCGCAATTGCACCGGCGCGCGGCGCGCGGATCACAGGGTCGGTGCCGGCAAAGACCTCGGCGAGGCGCTCGCGGCTGATCCAGAGCGCATCCTCGATCTCGGCGGGGTCGAGGGTGATCTCGGCGTTCACCGCCTCGGCGTGACAGCCGAGCATCAGCGAGGCGGGGAAGGGCCAGGGCTGCGAGGCGAGGAAGCGCACCGCCCCGACCCGCACGCCGCTCTCCTCGAAGACCTCGCGCGCGACCGTCGCCTCGAGCGTCTCGCCGGGCTCCATGAACCCCGCAAGGCAGGAATACATCCCCTCGGGCCAGCCGGGGCTGCGCCCGAGCAGCACCGCATTGCCGCGGGTGACGAGCATGATCGCGACCGGCTCGATGCGCGGGAATTGCACCGCCCCGCAGCCGGTGCAGCGCCGCTGCCAGCCCGCCGCCTCCGGCTCGGTCGCCGCCCCGCAGGCCGGGCAGAAGCCATGGCGCGCGTGCCAGGTCAGAAGCCCCCGCGCCGTCGCCGCAAGCTCGGCCGCGCGCGCGTCGAGCGCGGTCATCTGGCCGCGCAGCTCGGCAAAGCGCGCGCCTTCGGGCAGGTCGGGGTGGCTGTGCTCGCTCGCGTCGAAAAACGCCTCCGGGTCAGGCAGATCGCCGCCCGGATGCCAGCCCGAGACATCGCGCGCAAAGACCGCCCTGCCCTCGGACAGCCCGAGGAAGATCTCCGCGCGGCTGGCCTCGAAGATCACATGATCCGCGTCGAGCGCCGCCAGCCCCGCGCCGACAGGCCCCGAGACGCCCCGCGCCCCCGGCCCCGCAAAGAGCGGCCGCCCGCGCCAGACCGGCAAGATCGCCGCCGCGGCGCGCAGCGCGGCAAGCGCCTGCGGGTCGGCGCGCAGATGCGCGGCGCGGTCAAACCCCGAAGCCTCGAAGGCAAGCCCCGGCCGGGGCGAAACAGGCGCGGATGACGGCATGAGAACCTCCTCGACAGCGCTTTTCTCTTGGCACGGACCGCGCGCCTTGACCAGCAGCGTTGCACAGATGCCGCGCCAAAAGCTGAACCGGGCCAGAGAGTTAATTCAGGGCTGGGCCTCGGCGGAAAACTACCCTAGGTTGAGTTGCGGCCCCCGGGCCGCCCCCTCTCCCCCCCCCGCGATCCGTCGCGGACAGAAGGCAATTCGATGGCAGAACCTCCTGACCAGCCCCCCTCTGGCCAGCCCGAGACACCAGCGCCCCCGGTCGTATCGCTGCGACTGCTCGAGACGACGGATCTGCACGGCCATATCCAGGGCTATGATTACGCCGCCAACGCGCCCAGCGCCTCGGTCGGCCTTGCGCGCCTCGCCGGGCTGATCGCGCAGGCTCGCGCCGAGGTCGAGGCCAGCCTGCTCTTCGACAACGGCGATTTCCTGCAAGGCACGCCGATGATGCAATATTGGGCGCAGGTGCGCGGCCTTGGCCCGGGCGAGATCCACCCGATGATCGCGGCGATGAACGCGGTGGGCTATGACGCCGCGACGCCGGGCAACCACGATTTCAACTTCGGGCTCGGGTTCCTCAGGCGCGCGCTGGCGGGGGCGCGCTTCCCGCTCGTTTGCGCCAATGCGGTACGCCGCGTCGGCGCCACCCCGGCCGAGGACGAGACCCTGCTGCCGCCCTGGACGATCCTCGAGCGCGAGCTCACCGACAGCCACGGCGCGCGCCGCAAGCTGCGGATCGGGGTGATCGGCTGCCTGCCCGCGCAATTCGTCGAATGGGACCGCATCCACCTCGAGGGCCAGCTCGAGGCGCGCGGCCTGCTCGCGGCGGCGCGGGCGCATCTGCCGGCGCTGCGCGCGCAAAAGCCCGATCTCGTGATCGCGCTGGCCCATACCGGCATCGCCGCGGCCCTGCCGCTGCCCGAGCTCGATTGCGACAACGAAAACCTCGCGCTGCCGCTGGCGCGGATCGAGGGGATCGACGTGCTCTTGTGCGGCCATAACCACCTGTGCTTCCCCGGCCCCGATATCGCCGAGGGCGGCGGCATCGACCCTGTGCGCGGCACGCTGGCAGGCAAACCCGCGATGATCCCGGGGCGCTGGGGCTCGCATCTGGGGGTGATGGATCTCACCCTCGAGGAGGGGCCGGCGGGCTGGCGGATCCGCGATTTCCGCACCGAGCTGCGCGCGATCAGCCGCCGCCCCGCGCCGGGCTGCCCGGCCGCGCCGCTGGTGGCCGAGGACACCGGGATCCTCGCGCTCAACGCCGAGGCCCACCGCGAAACCCTGCGATATACCAAACGCGCGATCGGCACGCTGACGGCGCCGCTGCACAGCTTCTTCTCGCAAATCGCCCCCGATGCCGCGCTCTCCCTCGTCGCCGAGGCGCAGGCCGCCCATGTCCGCGCCCGCCTGATCGGCCGCCCGCAGGCCGAGCTGCCGCTCTTGAGCGCGGTCTCGCCGTTCAAATGCGGCGGCCGCGGCGGGCCCGATCATTACCTCGAGCTGCCCCCCGGCCCGCTCACCATCCGCCATATCACCGATCTTTACGCCTTCCCCAATGTCGTCAGCGCGCTCGAACTCACCGGCGCCGAGCTGCGCGACTGGCTCGAGCGCGCCGCGGGCATGTTCCGCCGCATCACCCCCGGCCGGGCCGACCAACAGCTGCTGAACCTCGACTTCCCCTGCTACAATTTCGACGTGATCGCGGGGCTCACCTATGAGATCGACCTGACCCAGCCCGCGCGGTTTTCGCCCACCGACGGGCGGCTGCGCAACGGTTCGGCGCGCCGGATCCGCGATCTGCGGTTTCAGGGCGCGCCGCTCGACCCGCAGGCGCGCTTCATCCTCGCCACCAACAGCTATCGCAGCGCCGGCGCGGGCCATTTCATCCGCCCGCAGCGCCCCGCGCTCAACCTCGGCCCCGCCGAAACCTCGTTCGATGCGCTGATCACCCATCTGAGCGCCACCTCGCCGGTGCCGCGCACCCCGCCCCGGCCGATCTGGCGCTTCGCGCCGATGCCGGGCACCAGCGTGCTGTTCCGCACCAGCCCCCGCGCGGCGCCGTTTCTGGGCGAGATCGACGCCTACCGCCATGAGACCCTCGGCCTCGACACGCAGGGGTTCTTGCGGATTCGCCTGCATCTCTGACCGGCGAGCTTCGCCTTTTGATGCAAATTTGTGCATGGGTTGAATTTTTGACCGCTTGATAAGCTTTCACCCCGCGCCGCGCCGCCCGACCGTGGCGCCGCCCTTACGCCGCGCCCGGCAAGCTCGCAGGATCATCCCGAACCAAAGACGGAGATCGAGATGTTCCACCGCACCCTGCGCGCGCTTGGCGCCGCCGCGCTGATCGGCACCGCGCTGAGCGCCCCCGCGCTCGCCGAGACCAAAATCCCCTTCACGCTCGACTGGAAATTCGAAGGCCCCGCGGCGCCCTATTTCCTCGCGCTCGACAAGGGCTATTACAAGGCCGAGGGGCTCGATGTGGAAATCTCCGAGGGCGCGGGCTCGCTCGACGCGATCCCGAAGGTCGCGACCGGCGCCTATCCGTTCGGCTTTTCCGACATCAACTCGCTGATGAAATTCCTCGACCAGAACCCCGGCGCCCCGGTGACCGCGGTGATGATGGTCTATGACAAGCCGCCCTTTGCGGTGGTCGGGCGCAAATCGCTCGGCATCGAGACGCCGAAGGATCTCGAGGGCAAGGTGCTCGGCGCGCCGCCGCCCGATGGCGCCTGGGCGCAGTTCCCGATCTTTGCCGCCGAGCAGGGCCTCGACATGACGAAGATCACCGTCGAGCCGGTCGGCTTCCCGGTGCGCGAGCCGATGCTCGCCGAGGGCAAGGTCGCCGCGGTGACCGGCTTCTCCTTCACCTCGACGCTCTCCTCGATCCGCCTCGGCGTGCCGGAGGACGACCTCAAGGTGCTCCTGATGGCCGATTACGGCGTCGCGCTTTACGGCAATGCGATTCTCGTCAACACCGAGTTCGCCAAGGCCAACCCCGAGGTGGTGACCGGCTTCCTGCGCGCCACCGCGAAGGGCTGGAAAGACGCGATCTCCGCCCCCGAAACCGCCATCGACAGCCTGATGACGCGCAATGTCGCCGCCGACAAGGCGCTCGAGACCCGGCGCCTCGAGATGGCGATCAAGGACAACGTGCTGACCGATTACGTCAAGGAGCACGGCATCGGCGCGGTCGACCCGGCGCGTTTTGCCAAGGCGATCGACCAGACGGGCTCGGTCTATGAGTTCAAGGCCACCCCCGACGCGGCCCTCTATTTCGACCCGAGCTACCTGCCCAAAGATGGCAGCCTGATGCTGCAATAACCGGCGGGGGCCTTCGGGCCCCCGTCCTCTTCCGGGGTGGGCGCATGACAAAATTCATAGATATCAAGGGCGTGAAACACGCCTACAAGACCCGCAACGGGCTCTTGCCGGTGCTCGACGGGCTCGATGTCGAGGTCGGCCAGGGCGAGTTCTGCGCGGTCGTCGGCCCCTCGGGCTGCGGGAAATCGACGCTGACGCGGCTCGTCTCGGGGCTGATGCGCCCCGATGGAGGCGCGGTCGTGCTCGACGGCCAGGAGGTCTCGAGCCCGCGCAAGACCGTCGGCATGGCGTTTCAGAACCCGGTCATGCTCGAATGGCGCACGATCCTCGAAAACGTCATGCTGCCGCTCGAGATCGTCGCGCCGAAGATGCCCCGCGCCGAGGCCGAGGCCCGCGCCGAGCATCTGCTCGCCATGGTCGGGCTGAAGGGCTTCGAGAAGAAACGCCCCTCCGAGCTTTCCGGCGGCATGCGCCAGCGCGCCAGCCTGTGCCGCGCGATCGTGCACAAGCCACAGGTGCTGATCATGGATGAACCCTTCGGCGCGCTCGACAATTTCACCCGCGAGGATCTGTGGCAGACGATGCGCGATCTGCGCGCGGCCGAGCCCTTCACCTGCATCCTGATCACCCATGACCTGCGCGAAAGCGTGTTCCTCGGCGATCAGGTGATCGTGCTCTCGGGCCGCCCCGCGCGCACCCAATATGTGCTCGATGTCGATCTGCCTGCCGACCGCACGATCGACATCCTCTACGAGCCCAAAGCCGTCGAGATGCTGCACCTGTTGCGCGACCAGATCCGCATCGCCCAAGGCCGCGACGGAGGCGCCCACTGATGGACAAGGCCCAGAAAATCATCGTCCCCCTGCTCGCGATCCTCGTCTTCCTGATGCTCTGGGAGGGCATCGTCTGGATCAACGACTGGCCCAATTACGTCATGGCCTCGCCCTCCGACCTGCCCGAAGCCTATTGGAAATACAGCCATCTGTTCCTCACGATGGGCTGGCAGACGCTCTGGCGCACGGTGCTCGGCCTCGCCATCGCGGTGGTCGCGGGCACGCTTTTGGGCATGGTCATGGGGTTCTCGAAAATCGCCCGCGAGGGGCTCTACCCGCTCCTCGTCGGCTTCAACGCGATCCCGAAGGCAACCCTCGTGCCGGTGCTGGCGCTCCTCTTCATCGGCCAGCATGATTTCAACACCGTGCTGATGGCCTTCCTGATCTCGTTCTTCCCGATCGCGGTCTCGGTCTCGATCGGCCTCTCCACCCTCGAACCCGAATATCGCGATATTCTGGCCGCCCTCGGCGCCTCGAAATTCACGATCTTCCGGAAAATCGCCCTGCCGAAAACCCTGCCCGAGTTCTTCGGCGCGCTGAAGGTCGCGGTGACCCTCGCCTTCATCGGCACGAACCTCGTGGAAATCGTCTCCCCCCATGGCCGCGGCCTCGGCGCGCTTTTCAAATCGGGCGAGACGAACGGCGATTACCCGCTGATGTTCGCGGTGCTGATCGCGCTCGCCTTCCTCGGTATCGTTCTCTACTACGCCGTCGTCGCGCTGGAGCGGATCTTCGCGGGCTGGGCCGAGCGCAGCCCCGGTTGAGAGCGCCGGGGGCGTGCGCCGCCCCCGGACCCCCTGCGGGATATTTGGACATCATTGAAGAGGCCCCCTCCCCTTCAACGATGCGAAAATATCCCGGGGGTGAATGCCGCAGGCAGAGGGGGCAGCGCCCCCTGCGCCCTCGTCGCGGGGCAAGGCTTGCGAATCCTGCGCGCCCCCCCTATATGAGCCCTCGAGAGGTTGGCGCGGGCGAGCGCCTCGCCAACCCGGTCAGGTCCGGAAGGAAGCAGCCGCAACGAGTCCCGCTTGGGTCGATGTCCAGCCTCTCACCCTCCTCCTCATCGGTTTGACACAGGGCCCGGCGTGGCTAGACTGCGCCCGACGACAGGAGACGCGCATGTCCGACACGCCCGCGACCGGCTATCAGGTTCTGGCCCGCAAATACCGCCCCGCGACCTTCGCCGACCTGATCGGCCAGGAAGCGATGGTGCGCACGCTGAAGAACGCCTTCGCCGCCTCGCGCATCGCCCAGGCCTTCATCATGACCGGCATCCGCGGCACCGGCAAAACCACCACCGCGCGGATCATCGCCAAGGGCCTCAACTGTGTCGGCGCCGATGGCCAGGGCGGCCCGACGACCGAGCCCTGCCTCGTCTGCGAGCATTGCCGCGCGATCGCCGAGGGCCGCCATGTCGATGTGATGGAGATGGACGCGGCCTCGCGCACCGGGGTCGGCGATATCCGCGAGATCATCGAGAGCGTGCATTACCGGGCGGCCTCGGCCCGCTACAAGGTCTATATCATCGACGAAGTGCACATGCTCTCGACGAGCGCCTTCAACGCGCTCCTGAAGACCCTCGAAGAGCCGCCCGCGCATGTGAAATTCATCTTCGCCACGACCGAGATCCGCAAGGTGCCGGTCACGGTTCTGTCACGCTGCCAGCGGTTTGACCTCAAGCGGATCGAGCCCGAGGTGATGATGGCGCATCTGGCGCGCATCGCAGGCCTCGAGAGCGCGCATCTCGCGCCCGATGCGCTGGCGCTGATCACCCGCGCGGCGGAGGGCTCGGTGCGCGACGCGATGAGCTTGCTCGACCAGGCGATCGCGCATGGCGCGGGGGAGACGACGGCCGAGCAGGTGCGGGCGATGCTGGGGCTCGCCGATCGCGCCCGGGTGCTCGATCTCTTCGACATGATCCTGAAGGGCGATGCCGCCGGCGCGCTGACTGAGCTTGGCAGCCAGTATTCCGACGGCGCCGACCCGATGGCGGTGCTGCGCGATCTGACCGAGATCACCCATTGGGTCTCGGTGATCAAGATCACGCCCGAGGCCGCCGAGGACCCGACCGTGCCCCCCGAGGAGCGCACCCGCGGCCAGGCGATGGCGGCGGCGATCCCGATGCGGGTGCTCTCGCGGCTCTGGCAGATGCTGCTCAAGGCGATCGAAGAGGTCGGCGCCGCGCCCAACACGATGATGGCGGCCGAGATGGCGATCATCCGGCTGACCCATGTCGCCGACCTGCCCGACCCGGAAACCTTGATGCGCAAGATCCAGTCCGGCCCGGGCGAGGCCGGCGGGCGCGGCCCGGCGGCGGGCGGCGGCGGGGCGGGCGGGCCGACGATGGCCGCGGGCCCCCTGGCCGCGACCACGATGCGCGCGCGTTTTGGCGCGCCGATCGCGCGGGCGGGCAACGCGGCTCTCGCCCAGGCCGTGCAGGCCGAGACCGCGCTCGCGCGCTTTGCGCGGTTTGAGGATGTTTGTGAGCTCATCCGCCGGATGCGCGATGTGAAGCTCCTCCTCGATGTCGAGAATTGTCTGCGCCTCGTGCGCTATGCCCCCGGCCGGATCGAGTTCGAGCCGACCGAGGACGCGCCGCGCGACCTCGCCGCGACGCTCTCGCAGCGGCTGATGGGCTGGACGGGCGCGCGCTGGGGCGTGTCGATCGTGAGCGAGGGCGGCGGCGAGACCATCGCCGAGACCCGCAACGCCGGGCGCCGCGCCGCCGAGGCCGAGGCGCGCGCGCAAA from the Rhodobacter xanthinilyticus genome contains:
- a CDS encoding DNA polymerase III subunit gamma/tau; this encodes MSDTPATGYQVLARKYRPATFADLIGQEAMVRTLKNAFAASRIAQAFIMTGIRGTGKTTTARIIAKGLNCVGADGQGGPTTEPCLVCEHCRAIAEGRHVDVMEMDAASRTGVGDIREIIESVHYRAASARYKVYIIDEVHMLSTSAFNALLKTLEEPPAHVKFIFATTEIRKVPVTVLSRCQRFDLKRIEPEVMMAHLARIAGLESAHLAPDALALITRAAEGSVRDAMSLLDQAIAHGAGETTAEQVRAMLGLADRARVLDLFDMILKGDAAGALTELGSQYSDGADPMAVLRDLTEITHWVSVIKITPEAAEDPTVPPEERTRGQAMAAAIPMRVLSRLWQMLLKAIEEVGAAPNTMMAAEMAIIRLTHVADLPDPETLMRKIQSGPGEAGGRGPAAGGGGAGGPTMAAGPLAATTMRARFGAPIARAGNAALAQAVQAETALARFARFEDVCELIRRMRDVKLLLDVENCLRLVRYAPGRIEFEPTEDAPRDLAATLSQRLMGWTGARWGVSIVSEGGGETIAETRNAGRRAAEAEARAQSAVVQAIFAAFPKARFEAITTAAELAQEHQAEALPEVEDEWDPFEDN
- a CDS encoding ABC transporter permease, with translation MDKAQKIIVPLLAILVFLMLWEGIVWINDWPNYVMASPSDLPEAYWKYSHLFLTMGWQTLWRTVLGLAIAVVAGTLLGMVMGFSKIAREGLYPLLVGFNAIPKATLVPVLALLFIGQHDFNTVLMAFLISFFPIAVSVSIGLSTLEPEYRDILAALGASKFTIFRKIALPKTLPEFFGALKVAVTLAFIGTNLVEIVSPHGRGLGALFKSGETNGDYPLMFAVLIALAFLGIVLYYAVVALERIFAGWAERSPG